TGCTCGTCGGCTCGGAAGGGACGCTTGCGATCGTAACGGAAGCGATCGTCAAGCTGCTTCCCGCTCCGCAATACAAAAAAACGATGCTCGCCATGTTCAAGGACATTTACGCGGCGGCGCGCACCGTTTCCAAGATCGTCGGCAACCGGATCATCCCGTCGACGCTCGAGTTTCTCGATAATCCGACGATCCGCGTCGTCGAGGAATTCAACAAGATCGGGCTGCCGGTCGAGATGGATGCGATTTTGCTGATCGAGCAGGACGGCGGGGACGAAAGCGTCGTCGGCAAAGACATCGATGCGATCATCCGCATCTGCGAGGAAGAGGGCGCCGAGGTGAAGGTCGCGCAAAACGCGCAGGAGGCCGACAAGCTCATGATGGCGCGCCGCAGCGCACTGTCGACGCTGGCGCGCATCAGCCCGACGACAATTCTCGAGGACGCCACCGTGCCGCGCTCGAAAATCGCCGACATGGTGACGGAAATCAACCGAATCGCGCAAAAATATAACCTGCAAATATGCACGTTCGGCCATGCCGGCGACGGCAATTTGCATCCGACGTGCCCGACGGACGCCCGCAAGGAGGAGGAGATTCACCGCGTCGAGGAAGCGTTCGCGGAAATTTTCGATGCGGCGATCCGGCTCGGCGGAACGATTACGGGAGAACACGGCGTCGGCATGGTCAAGGCGCCTTATCTGGAGTGGAAGGTCGGGCCTGCGGGCATAGAGCTGATGAAAGCGGTTAAGGCGGCTTTTGACCCGAACGGCATCATGAATCCGGGCAAAATGTTCGCGAAGCAGTCGCGAAAAAGAGTGGTGGTGCAGCGATGAGTACACAGCAAACGATGCCGAAGGCGGAGCTCGCCGGCGAGACGAAGGCGCTCGCGGAGCGGATGAAGCTGACGCTGAATTACGACGAGCTGACGAACTGCATGCGCTGCGGCTTCTGCCAGCCGGCGTGTCCGACGTTTAAGGAAACCGGGCTTGAGGCCGCGTCGCCGCGGGGCCGCATCGCGCTCATGAAAGCCGTCGTCGACGGCTATATGGCGCCGGATGAGACGTTCAAGGCGCAGATGGACCTGTGTCTCGGCTGCCGCGCCTGCGAGCCGGTTTGTCCGTCCGATGTCAAATACGGCCACCTGCTCGAGCAGACGCGCGACGCGATCGAGCAGCATACCGAGCACCGGGCGTGGGTCCGCATGGCACGAAGTTTGACGTTCAAGCATCTGTTCCCGCATCCGAAAAGAATGAGGATGGTCGGTCTCGGGCTGAAGGTGTACCAAAAAAGCGGCCTGCGCGCCGCGGTTCGCGGACTGGGCGTTATGAAGCTGTTCCCGAAGCATATGGAGCAGATGGAGCGCATCCTTCCGGACGCTTCGTCCGAAGGCGTCGTGCAAAAACTCGGCGTGACGCTGTATCCGGCCGCCGGGGAAAAGGTCGCCCGCGTCGGCATGTTTCGCGGCTGCATCATGGACATCCTGTTCACGGATACGAACGTGAACACGGTCAAGCTGCTGGCGGAATGCGGCTTTGAAGTCGCCATTCCCGACAGCCAGACTTGCTGCGGCGCGCTGCACGCGCACAGCGGCGAAACGAGCCAGGCGAAGCTGCTGGCGAGGCAAAACATCCGCGCATTTCGCGAGGCCGGCGTCGATTACATCGTCTCCAACGCCGGTGGCTGCGGGGCACTGCTCGTCGAATACGACCATCTGCTGCACGACGACCCCGAATGGGCGGACGATGCCGCTTGGTTCGCATCCAAGGTGAAGGACGTCAGCCAGATCATATTGGAAAAAGGTCGCATCCCACAATTTTCGGCCGCAGCTGCCGGGAAACCGGGGATTGCGGGCCATGGACCGGAAGCGGAGCAGGCGGCGTCGGCGGAAATTTTTTCGTACCAGGACTCGTGCCATCTGCGCAACGTGATGCGGTCGGCCAATGCGCCGCGCAACCTGATGAGCCGCGTGGAAAACGCCCGTTTCGTCGAGCTGAAGCAGTCCGACCGCTGCTGCGGCTCGGCCGGCATTTACAACCTGATCCAGGCGGAAATGTCGACGCAAATTTTGGACCACAAAATGGAGCATGTAAAGGAAACGAACGCTTCCTACCTGTTAACGAGCAACCCCGGCTGCCTGCTGCAAATGAAGCTGGGCATCGAGCGGGAGCAAATGTCCTCGCGAATGCAGGCCGTGCATATAGCGGACTATCTGTACGAGCGGATCGTAAAAAAATAACCGTCATACGCCGTGTATCCCTTAAGGATATGCGGCGCTTTTTTTCTTGGAGGAAAAAGGCGGAGCCGTTAACAAAACCGAACGGTTCGCTTTACAATCGCATGACAAATGACCGCTATAATGGGGAAAACCTTACACAAAACAAAAGCAGGGGAGAGAAAGCACATATGATGAAAAAAGAAGCTTTGATTGCAGGTTTTGCAGCCTTGTTGGTATTAAGCGGGTGCGGCTCGCAGGACAAGCCCGCCTCCACGCAAACGGCGGGAAACCAGAGCGCTGCGGGCGGTGCGACTAAAGAGGCGTCGGCGCCGATTTCCGGAAAGCTGGTGTTCTACACCTCCCAACCGGAAGAGGACGCGACGAAGCTCACGGGAGCCTTCAACAAGAAGTATCCCGATGTGAAAGTGGAAACGTTCCGCTCCGGCACCGAAGAGGTGGCGGCCAAAATTCAGGCGGAGAACAAAGCCGGCAAAGTTCAGGCCGATGTGCTGCTGCTCGCCGACTCCGTCACGTTCGAAGGGCTCAAAAAACAAAATTTACTGCTTTCCTATAAATCTCCGCAGCTCGATAAAATACCGAAAACGTTGGTCGACCCGGACGGCATGTATTCGGGCACGAAGGTGATGGCTACCGTGCTTGCGGTCAACACGCAGAAGGTAAAAACCCCGCCGACCTCGTGGAAGGCGCTCTCCTCCGCGGAAAGCAAGGGCGCCGCCATCATGCCGAGCCCACTGTATTCCGGAGCCGCAGCCTATAATGTCGGCGTATTAACCCGCACGGACGGCTTCGGCTGGGACTTTTTCAAAGGCCTTAAGGACAGCGGCATATCCGTCGTTCAAGGCAACGGAGCGGTGCTGAAGGCGGTGGCGGCAGGGGAAAAATCGTACGGTATGGTCGTCGACTACCTGGTAGCCCGGGAAAAAGCGAAAGGATCGCCGGTGGAGCCGGTTTACCCGTCGGAGGGTGTGCCGGTCATTACGGAGCCCATCGGCATTATGAAGGATACCGCAAACGACAAAGCGGCAAAGGCGTTCGTCGATTTCGTGCTTTCCGAGGACGGGCAAAAGCTGGCTTCCGACATCGGGTACACCCCAATCCGCGAAGGCGTTCAAGCGCCGAAAGGGCTGAAAAGCCTATCCGAATTCAAAGTCATTTCATCGGATATTACCAAGCTGACGGAAGCTCGCGAAGCCGACAAAAAAGAATTTACCCAGCTGTTCGGGCAATAAGGGAGCGGGGCATTGTCAGCAATGAATACGAATCCGCAGACGATTCAATCCAAAAGAGACGGAGTCGAGGCCGGCGCTGGCCTCTTCTTCTTTTTATTTGCAGCCGCGAAGAAATGCGCGCTGCTGCTTCCGGTTGCCGTATTGGCGCTTTTCTTCGCCCTGCCGGTCGTCAAACTGATCGTGTTAAGCATGCAGCACGATTCCGGCTTCACATTTGCTCATTACGCGGATCTGCTCCAGGAGCCCCGAACGTGGAAAACATTGAAGGACACCGCTGCGATCGTCATAGGCTCTTCGCTGCTGGCGGTTATTCTCGGTGCGGTAACGGCCTGGTTTGTCGCATATACCGATTTGAAATATAAACAGGCGTTGCAAATGGCCATTCTTTTCTCCTATATGATCCCTTCCTATGTGCTGACGATTTCGTGGACTTCGCTGATGGGGACTCAAGGCCCGGCGGCGTATCTGCTTCACCTTGTCGACCCGAATGCGAAGCCATGGAGCATGTACAGCTATGGAGGTATCATTTTTATGATGGGGATCCATCATTTTCCGCTCGTTTATTTGCTTTCCGTTGACGTATTCCGAAAGGTGCCGCGCGATTTGGAATGGGCATCGAGGGCCGGCGGAGCGGGGAAGGTCAAAACGTTTTTTCTCGTTACATTGCCCATAGCGCTGCCGGGACTGGCCGGCGGCGGTCTGCTTGCGTTTTTGGCGGGCCTCGACAATTTCGGCATCCCGGCTTTTTTGGGGATCCCGGCCCATATTTCCGTCTTGAGCACGCTCATCTACGAGCAGATCATCGGCTTCGGTCCGTCCGCTTTTTCCAAAGGGGCCGCCCTTTCCGTCGTGCTAGTCCTGTTTGCCGCCGCCGGTGCAATGCTGCAGTGGCTGCTCGTCCGAAAAAACAATCCGTTTGACGCGGGCGTGCCGGACGACAGTCCAAGATATTTTCTCGGGCCGTATAGGACGCTTGTTAGTTTGCTGCTGTGGGGCTTCCTGGCCGTCATTACGGTTGTACCGTCCTTGTCCATGTTGGCGGTTTCTTTGAAAAAGGCGTACGGTGTGCCGTTTACGCTGCCTAACTTAACTTTGGATCACTACCAGTATATTTTATTCGAGAGCACGAAGGTATGGCGTTCCATGCAAAACAGCTTCCTGCTTGCAGCCGTCACGCTCGGGATTTGCTTTGCGTTCGGCACCTGGATCGCGTACGTTCGGGTGAGGAGGCCGTCCTGGCTTGCCAAAACAGCCGAAATCGTGATCGCCCTCCCGTTTACACTGCCGGGAATCGTATTCGGCTTGGCGATGATTTTCGTCTGGATGGAGCCGGTTCCCGGCTGGA
The window above is part of the Paenibacillus hamazuiensis genome. Proteins encoded here:
- a CDS encoding FAD-binding oxidoreductase; the encoded protein is MLTDSVRRRFRDIVGEANFRDDMESLIAHSYDATPMVQSMPDAVIYPLSTEQVSAVLKVCNEHRIPVVGRGAGSNLCAGTVPVEGGVVLVMNRMNRLIEIDQDNLTATVQPGLNTKEFHMAVEELGLFYPPDPGSMIVSTLGGNIMENAGGLRGLKYGTTKDYVIGLEAVLPNGDIIRTGGKLYKDVAGYDLTKLLVGSEGTLAIVTEAIVKLLPAPQYKKTMLAMFKDIYAAARTVSKIVGNRIIPSTLEFLDNPTIRVVEEFNKIGLPVEMDAILLIEQDGGDESVVGKDIDAIIRICEEEGAEVKVAQNAQEADKLMMARRSALSTLARISPTTILEDATVPRSKIADMVTEINRIAQKYNLQICTFGHAGDGNLHPTCPTDARKEEEIHRVEEAFAEIFDAAIRLGGTITGEHGVGMVKAPYLEWKVGPAGIELMKAVKAAFDPNGIMNPGKMFAKQSRKRVVVQR
- a CDS encoding (Fe-S)-binding protein, producing the protein MSTQQTMPKAELAGETKALAERMKLTLNYDELTNCMRCGFCQPACPTFKETGLEAASPRGRIALMKAVVDGYMAPDETFKAQMDLCLGCRACEPVCPSDVKYGHLLEQTRDAIEQHTEHRAWVRMARSLTFKHLFPHPKRMRMVGLGLKVYQKSGLRAAVRGLGVMKLFPKHMEQMERILPDASSEGVVQKLGVTLYPAAGEKVARVGMFRGCIMDILFTDTNVNTVKLLAECGFEVAIPDSQTCCGALHAHSGETSQAKLLARQNIRAFREAGVDYIVSNAGGCGALLVEYDHLLHDDPEWADDAAWFASKVKDVSQIILEKGRIPQFSAAAAGKPGIAGHGPEAEQAASAEIFSYQDSCHLRNVMRSANAPRNLMSRVENARFVELKQSDRCCGSAGIYNLIQAEMSTQILDHKMEHVKETNASYLLTSNPGCLLQMKLGIEREQMSSRMQAVHIADYLYERIVKK
- a CDS encoding ABC transporter substrate-binding protein yields the protein MMKKEALIAGFAALLVLSGCGSQDKPASTQTAGNQSAAGGATKEASAPISGKLVFYTSQPEEDATKLTGAFNKKYPDVKVETFRSGTEEVAAKIQAENKAGKVQADVLLLADSVTFEGLKKQNLLLSYKSPQLDKIPKTLVDPDGMYSGTKVMATVLAVNTQKVKTPPTSWKALSSAESKGAAIMPSPLYSGAAAYNVGVLTRTDGFGWDFFKGLKDSGISVVQGNGAVLKAVAAGEKSYGMVVDYLVAREKAKGSPVEPVYPSEGVPVITEPIGIMKDTANDKAAKAFVDFVLSEDGQKLASDIGYTPIREGVQAPKGLKSLSEFKVISSDITKLTEAREADKKEFTQLFGQ
- a CDS encoding ABC transporter permease — its product is MNTNPQTIQSKRDGVEAGAGLFFFLFAAAKKCALLLPVAVLALFFALPVVKLIVLSMQHDSGFTFAHYADLLQEPRTWKTLKDTAAIVIGSSLLAVILGAVTAWFVAYTDLKYKQALQMAILFSYMIPSYVLTISWTSLMGTQGPAAYLLHLVDPNAKPWSMYSYGGIIFMMGIHHFPLVYLLSVDVFRKVPRDLEWASRAGGAGKVKTFFLVTLPIALPGLAGGGLLAFLAGLDNFGIPAFLGIPAHISVLSTLIYEQIIGFGPSAFSKGAALSVVLVLFAAAGAMLQWLLVRKNNPFDAGVPDDSPRYFLGPYRTLVSLLLWGFLAVITVVPSLSMLAVSLKKAYGVPFTLPNLTLDHYQYILFESTKVWRSMQNSFLLAAVTLGICFAFGTWIAYVRVRRPSWLAKTAEIVIALPFTLPGIVFGLAMIFVWMEPVPGWNPGIYGSMQILFIAYVCRFLILQVRSGISAFMQIDVSMEEAAHIFGADRRRKWLRILLPLLAPGLLGGGILVFLTALTELTVSAILWSAGSQTIGVTVYGFEQAGDTMYSTALSSLVIALILAGMAVIYTLQKVQAKRGVRS